From a single Gimesia fumaroli genomic region:
- a CDS encoding LamG-like jellyroll fold domain-containing protein yields the protein MLRRIQQLVLFFIISNLAWELHAEKPDTQTLQEPWQSQYTEKNAIGKHVLGLWTFDGETPGADLSGNQQIAAFDGAVIESQGRFGAALRSFPGFPVEDKRHWAMIKDSPRLSPRGAFTLEMWIKLEDDFDKASSAFLLDKKYVSHTDYQLLFTRAGRSGTRTLKAVLGFGDDSETWYSNPLKLEKETWYHVAFIYNGAGRGRFFINGIPQGEKTITSAGSITPGSRALTIGDRNGSNYGGFPGLIDQVRISEGELEFRPVRFERISQRSCFIRMEPKRTLDFEITNLQRTLLPEATVTWSLNGLVQGTSTLKKLEPGQPRTVSFPLNTALRPDKYELKAKLQAGTGQESTAEASFPIQIVSRPLPDRFPVVMWGAGFEEIDRLKQIGFTHAVGVRANYSKIWQAEKPTLADTEENVKKLREGLDRGLANGVSFYASLSPGAYLRSREKLQRVNRDGTHPASREDICPVVPEIKQYCYNVGVSMAQTYGDYPAFDSALLHTEVRGHSRPCFHDHDRAAFKKFAGIEIPAEAGPPRGVDYRRLKDFPSNRIVKDNHPLYVYYKWHWKTGDGWNDLNSDLERGLNSTDKKIWTWYDPAMRVASVFGSGGNVDYLSHWTYSYPDPIRINVVLDELFAMARGSRKHQDVMKMTQIIWYRSQTAPQAKKTDQESPQQASWEREQPDAPFITIAPLHLREAFWAKISRPIKGIMYHGWQSLVPTETTGGYRYTNPQTQHELTRLIHEVVQPLGPALKMMPGVKNDIAFYESFAAQVFARRGTYGWNGYWLGDAHQMLQWAGLQTDVVFDETIQQHGLDQYKVLFMMDCDVITESILNEIEAFQKRGGIVVADERVAPAVNADLVIASYKRTGKADLDKRELQKKAQEVRQALAGKYVRSVDSSNSDVIPYHRQGSHADYIFLVNDHREFGNYVGQHGRVMENGLPAKTTLSLNRPKGYLYDLVRHQAVVLKASSGKQTASIQLAPGAGGIYLATEQPLERVEVTAPEQLKRGESGVISVKVLDPNNQPVSAVIPVDVSIEDAEGRIAEFSGYRALKDGVQTFQIQIAPNDKAGIWRVRVRELASGKETSAYMRVIDDNSAVKSHGLNIKGFNPEQPAG from the coding sequence ATGCTCAGACGAATTCAGCAGCTTGTCCTGTTTTTTATCATTTCCAATCTTGCCTGGGAACTTCATGCTGAAAAGCCAGATACGCAGACGCTTCAAGAGCCGTGGCAGTCTCAATACACAGAGAAGAATGCCATTGGAAAGCATGTGCTGGGGCTATGGACCTTTGATGGAGAAACGCCAGGCGCCGATCTTTCCGGAAATCAGCAGATAGCTGCATTTGATGGTGCCGTCATTGAATCACAGGGACGATTCGGTGCCGCCTTGCGTTCGTTTCCGGGGTTTCCCGTAGAAGATAAACGGCACTGGGCGATGATAAAGGATTCTCCCCGTCTCTCTCCGCGCGGTGCATTTACTCTGGAGATGTGGATTAAGCTTGAGGACGATTTTGATAAAGCCTCTTCTGCTTTTCTGCTCGATAAAAAATATGTGAGCCATACCGACTACCAGTTGCTGTTTACTCGGGCAGGGCGATCCGGCACACGAACCTTGAAGGCGGTGCTGGGTTTTGGCGATGACTCAGAGACCTGGTATTCGAATCCGTTGAAGTTGGAAAAGGAAACCTGGTATCACGTTGCATTTATTTATAACGGCGCCGGTCGCGGGCGGTTTTTTATTAATGGGATTCCTCAAGGGGAGAAAACGATTACGAGCGCCGGGTCGATTACTCCCGGATCGAGAGCACTGACAATTGGTGATCGGAACGGGAGCAATTATGGTGGCTTTCCCGGACTGATTGATCAGGTGCGGATCAGCGAAGGGGAACTTGAATTTCGTCCCGTGCGTTTTGAACGTATTTCCCAGCGATCTTGTTTCATTCGCATGGAGCCGAAACGGACTCTCGATTTTGAGATCACGAATCTGCAGCGAACCCTGTTGCCGGAAGCGACAGTAACCTGGTCCTTGAATGGACTGGTTCAAGGAACGTCCACGTTGAAAAAACTGGAGCCTGGTCAGCCGCGAACTGTTTCGTTTCCTCTCAATACTGCATTGCGTCCTGACAAGTATGAATTGAAGGCTAAGTTGCAAGCAGGCACCGGGCAGGAATCAACTGCCGAAGCATCTTTTCCCATTCAGATTGTATCGCGACCTTTACCCGATCGGTTTCCAGTCGTGATGTGGGGCGCTGGGTTTGAGGAAATTGATCGACTCAAACAGATTGGCTTTACGCATGCGGTTGGAGTGCGTGCCAATTATTCCAAAATCTGGCAAGCGGAAAAGCCGACGTTGGCAGACACGGAAGAGAATGTGAAAAAACTGCGTGAAGGTTTGGATCGGGGGCTTGCGAATGGGGTTTCGTTTTATGCCTCGCTTTCACCTGGCGCCTATCTGCGCAGCCGGGAAAAATTACAACGGGTGAACCGCGACGGAACGCATCCCGCCAGTCGTGAAGATATCTGTCCGGTGGTTCCCGAGATCAAGCAGTATTGCTATAACGTCGGGGTCTCCATGGCGCAGACCTATGGCGATTATCCTGCGTTCGATTCTGCACTGTTGCATACAGAAGTTCGCGGGCATTCACGTCCCTGCTTTCATGATCATGATCGAGCTGCCTTCAAAAAATTTGCCGGGATTGAGATTCCGGCAGAAGCAGGACCGCCGCGAGGCGTTGATTATCGGCGTCTGAAGGACTTTCCTTCCAACCGGATTGTAAAAGACAACCATCCGCTTTACGTCTATTACAAATGGCACTGGAAAACCGGCGATGGCTGGAATGATCTTAATAGCGATCTGGAACGAGGATTAAATTCAACGGATAAAAAAATCTGGACCTGGTACGATCCCGCCATGCGAGTTGCCAGCGTGTTTGGATCTGGCGGAAATGTCGATTATCTTTCGCACTGGACGTATTCCTATCCTGATCCGATTCGAATCAATGTTGTCCTGGATGAACTGTTTGCGATGGCGCGCGGGTCCCGAAAGCATCAGGATGTAATGAAGATGACGCAGATCATCTGGTACCGTTCGCAAACCGCACCGCAAGCGAAAAAAACGGATCAGGAATCTCCACAGCAGGCGAGCTGGGAACGAGAGCAGCCTGATGCGCCGTTTATTACGATCGCGCCCCTGCATTTACGGGAAGCGTTCTGGGCCAAGATTTCGCGTCCGATTAAGGGGATCATGTATCATGGCTGGCAATCTTTAGTGCCCACGGAAACGACCGGCGGATATCGCTATACCAATCCTCAGACGCAGCATGAGTTGACACGCTTGATCCATGAAGTCGTCCAGCCATTAGGACCGGCATTGAAAATGATGCCGGGTGTGAAAAATGATATCGCCTTTTATGAGAGCTTTGCTGCACAGGTCTTTGCACGCAGGGGCACTTATGGCTGGAACGGTTACTGGCTGGGGGACGCGCATCAGATGCTGCAGTGGGCAGGGCTCCAGACTGATGTCGTCTTTGATGAGACAATCCAGCAGCACGGCCTCGATCAGTACAAAGTTCTGTTCATGATGGATTGCGACGTCATTACAGAATCGATTTTAAACGAAATTGAAGCCTTTCAGAAACGTGGGGGAATCGTCGTTGCCGATGAGCGCGTCGCCCCGGCGGTGAACGCAGATCTAGTGATTGCTTCCTACAAACGAACCGGCAAAGCAGACTTGGATAAACGGGAATTGCAGAAAAAAGCACAGGAAGTGCGTCAAGCACTGGCGGGAAAATATGTGAGGTCTGTCGATTCATCGAACTCCGATGTCATTCCCTATCATCGCCAGGGAAGCCACGCAGACTATATTTTCCTGGTGAATGATCACCGTGAATTTGGTAACTATGTCGGTCAACATGGGCGCGTGATGGAGAATGGCTTACCTGCGAAGACGACGTTGTCCCTGAACCGGCCAAAAGGGTATCTGTATGATCTGGTTCGGCATCAAGCTGTCGTGTTAAAAGCGTCATCAGGGAAACAGACTGCCTCGATCCAACTGGCGCCTGGGGCGGGTGGCATTTATCTGGCGACGGAACAACCACTGGAACGAGTTGAAGTGACTGCCCCCGAACAGTTGAAACGTGGAGAAAGTGGCGTGATTTCAGTGAAAGTTCTGGATCCGAACAATCAACCGGTCTCAGCCGTGATTCCCGTCGATGTGTCTATTGAGGATGCAGAAGGTCGCATTGCCGAGTTTTCCGGTTATCGGGCTCTGAAAGACGGCGTGCAGACGTTCCAGATTCAGATTGCACCCAATGACAAAGCAGGGATCTGGCGGGTGCGTGTCCGGGAGCTGGCTTCCGGCAAGGAGACTTCAGCCTACATGCGTGTGATCGATGACAACTCTGCAGTCAAATCGCATGGGCTGAATATAAAAGGCTTCAACCCCGAACAGCCAGCCGGCTAG
- a CDS encoding tetratricopeptide repeat protein: protein MTSQKRTSRNQVQTDSRERLLEHRIQTSHRMLALSTAGIVTCAVAWWVQSVRAEDGLSVPYVRADIIAVSFLCMVPCTILLAESMSGVLKRNHRLLFLTLELICFLGTTGIIYLALTGDQTSVTLDQEDAWESFVLRPAIAFWLLVTSLLLAGNLFRFQESASISRPGVMVWLLACITALLIPAFYTQSRVDEMVTQTEEYLGSGRLGDARQLTQEICVLSPWEEIGSTSAGDLARDLDRDCYEIERNLAFMRRRPVQSEEFTYQRARLLSILGQRTAAVRLLEPWTGKSEASPLSYQLLGNIYQHQENWGESERNYQRALKAWKKLPRSEQQQAGIVAAWKGIAFAERKRGNYAEAEAAYLSALSLVPTADQHFLLAQFYEDTQQTTKARDHVQQAMALNAARYAIPGKKLISSLQQQHFGCLNVWRNGRL from the coding sequence ATGACAAGCCAGAAGAGGACATCACGAAATCAGGTGCAGACAGACAGCCGGGAAAGACTGCTGGAGCATCGCATTCAGACATCGCATCGAATGCTGGCATTGTCGACTGCGGGCATTGTGACGTGTGCCGTCGCCTGGTGGGTACAAAGTGTACGTGCTGAAGATGGATTGAGCGTGCCTTATGTTCGCGCTGATATCATTGCTGTCAGCTTTCTGTGCATGGTGCCTTGCACAATCCTGCTTGCAGAATCGATGTCTGGGGTTTTAAAACGAAATCATCGTTTGTTATTTTTGACCCTGGAGTTGATCTGTTTTCTCGGGACCACAGGGATTATTTATCTCGCGTTAACAGGAGATCAGACGAGTGTCACTCTGGATCAGGAAGATGCCTGGGAGTCATTCGTGTTGCGCCCGGCCATTGCCTTCTGGCTCCTGGTTACTTCGCTCTTACTTGCCGGAAATCTGTTTCGGTTTCAGGAATCAGCGTCTATATCACGTCCGGGAGTGATGGTCTGGTTGTTGGCTTGCATAACTGCACTGTTGATACCTGCATTTTATACCCAGTCGCGTGTCGATGAAATGGTAACGCAAACGGAAGAATATCTGGGAAGCGGACGATTAGGAGACGCGCGGCAACTGACACAGGAGATCTGTGTCTTGTCGCCTTGGGAGGAAATTGGCAGTACCTCTGCGGGAGATCTGGCACGGGATCTGGATCGGGACTGTTATGAAATCGAACGCAATCTGGCTTTTATGAGGAGGCGTCCCGTTCAAAGTGAAGAATTCACTTATCAACGGGCACGACTTCTATCAATTTTGGGACAGCGTACGGCAGCGGTCCGCTTGTTGGAGCCCTGGACCGGAAAATCAGAAGCCAGCCCACTAAGTTATCAGCTACTGGGAAACATCTACCAACATCAAGAGAATTGGGGGGAAAGCGAGCGGAACTATCAACGGGCACTTAAAGCCTGGAAAAAACTACCGCGTTCAGAGCAGCAACAGGCGGGAATCGTCGCCGCCTGGAAAGGGATAGCATTTGCTGAAAGGAAAAGAGGGAACTATGCGGAAGCGGAAGCTGCGTATTTATCGGCGTTATCACTGGTTCCCACAGCGGACCAGCATTTTCTACTCGCCCAATTTTATGAAGACACACAACAGACGACAAAAGCACGAGATCATGTTCAACAGGCGATGGCGCTCAATGCGGCTCGCTATGCCATCCCTGGAAAAAAACTGATTTCATCCTTGCAGCAACAGCACTTTGGTTGTCTGAATGTCTGGCGGAATGGACGTCTCTGA
- a CDS encoding DUF1559 domain-containing protein yields MQHSRIQKQMRQKWRRGFTLIELLVVIAIIAILIALLLPAVQQAREAARRSQCKNNLKQYGLALHNHLDTFGAFPPGYVCYDDSGNRFKTGGWQHGQDGFGFHWLVMLLPYMEQPGLWDQITTCADDLKSRSDGKANPWDHCEYLSPAHIGRKRLPAITHCPSAPRDNSYYSDGGYGLESLAKGNNYAASWGSGNMLSWESRTTRGAFGCYFSTASEIAIPSGGSGDLFQQGNGTTDSDFVDGMSNTVAVSEIVGTDGFSAGTSVDIRGVWLSPAMGATIFTAYNNPNARVADVLAGCDTSIPADTSPYLTCTEERSTADVYAAARSYHTGGVNALMADGAVRFISENVDNAAIWRPLNTIRNGETIGEF; encoded by the coding sequence ATGCAACATTCACGAATTCAGAAACAGATGCGACAGAAATGGCGTCGCGGTTTTACATTGATCGAATTATTGGTAGTGATTGCCATCATTGCCATCTTGATTGCCCTGTTATTACCGGCCGTTCAGCAGGCACGCGAGGCCGCACGCCGGTCACAGTGTAAGAATAACTTAAAGCAGTATGGTCTGGCGTTGCACAATCACCTGGATACTTTTGGTGCATTTCCGCCGGGGTATGTTTGTTATGATGACTCTGGGAACAGATTTAAAACTGGTGGCTGGCAGCATGGCCAAGACGGTTTTGGCTTCCATTGGCTCGTCATGTTGCTGCCCTATATGGAGCAACCTGGACTGTGGGACCAGATTACAACTTGTGCAGATGATCTCAAATCAAGATCGGATGGGAAGGCGAATCCCTGGGACCATTGTGAGTATTTGTCCCCGGCGCACATTGGCCGGAAACGTCTGCCCGCTATCACCCACTGTCCTTCTGCCCCGAGAGACAACTCCTATTATAGTGATGGCGGATATGGTCTGGAATCGTTAGCCAAGGGGAATAACTATGCTGCCAGTTGGGGATCCGGCAATATGTTATCCTGGGAAAGCCGAACAACCCGAGGGGCCTTTGGTTGTTATTTTTCGACTGCCAGTGAAATTGCAATTCCCTCCGGTGGTTCGGGCGATTTATTCCAACAGGGTAACGGCACGACAGACAGTGATTTTGTCGATGGCATGAGTAATACCGTTGCTGTCAGTGAAATTGTGGGTACGGATGGTTTTTCCGCGGGTACGAGTGTCGATATCCGGGGTGTCTGGTTGTCACCAGCGATGGGAGCAACGATCTTTACCGCTTATAATAACCCCAATGCGCGGGTCGCTGATGTGCTGGCTGGTTGTGACACGTCCATCCCTGCAGATACGAGTCCCTACCTTACCTGTACCGAAGAGCGGTCTACAGCCGATGTATATGCAGCTGCTCGCAGTTACCATACGGGGGGAGTCAATGCCCTGATGGCCGACGGCGCAGTTCGTTTCATCAGTGAAAATGTGGACAACGCGGCGATCTGGCGGCCGTTGAACACAATTCGAAATGGCGAAACGATCGGCGAATTTTAA
- a CDS encoding multiheme c-type cytochrome, whose protein sequence is MPLNVADFRGVLLKLVNGKQRLALIVIMFLILTAITVSCTDDKPRPSQRESQTGNSQQATSPVSGRDPESVWKQFLTANFAGDLACAECHRKEYEAHQRSGHSHTSVLMSKSNLAGRLAQMSAYEDPRRDQRWLFAIRDDQFTVQDETHPTMPALSVSWLLGSGTHAQTAIAVDEQRRQGVELRWSWFANFKGLGLTPDHEQYDVYNRNSIECFGRPMQAADVSACLGCHMTVGPPPGAPFRPEFFIPNVGCERCHGPRQQHVELAKIGRGDESKPLINYQNAEEYITACAQCHRDESNISATAEPHELVRFQPYGLKKSKCYLNSQGQLSCAYCHDPHDATSHNRREYNQQCQSCHQVADHSTVCPVKPQGDCIECHMPAVEWTAGIKFHDHWIRKPAK, encoded by the coding sequence GTGCCGTTGAACGTTGCCGATTTTCGAGGTGTATTGTTGAAGCTGGTTAACGGCAAACAGAGACTTGCGCTGATCGTCATCATGTTTTTGATTCTGACGGCGATCACCGTTTCCTGCACTGATGACAAGCCGCGTCCCTCGCAAAGGGAAAGCCAAACTGGTAACAGTCAGCAAGCAACCAGTCCCGTTTCTGGTCGCGATCCTGAGTCCGTCTGGAAGCAGTTTCTGACTGCGAACTTTGCCGGCGATTTAGCCTGCGCGGAATGTCACCGCAAGGAATATGAAGCACATCAGCGCTCCGGCCATTCGCATACTTCGGTTCTGATGTCGAAAAGCAATCTGGCGGGTCGACTTGCTCAAATGAGTGCCTACGAAGATCCCCGAAGAGATCAGAGATGGCTGTTCGCAATACGTGACGATCAATTCACGGTACAGGATGAGACGCACCCAACGATGCCTGCGTTGTCGGTCAGCTGGCTGCTCGGTTCCGGCACCCATGCGCAGACGGCAATTGCCGTTGATGAACAACGACGTCAGGGGGTGGAATTGCGCTGGTCCTGGTTTGCGAATTTTAAAGGTCTGGGACTGACACCCGACCATGAGCAGTATGACGTTTATAACCGTAACAGCATCGAATGTTTTGGACGTCCGATGCAGGCTGCGGATGTGTCAGCCTGCCTGGGATGTCACATGACGGTCGGGCCGCCTCCCGGCGCGCCATTCCGGCCAGAGTTTTTTATTCCTAACGTCGGTTGTGAACGTTGTCACGGTCCCCGGCAACAGCACGTCGAACTGGCAAAGATCGGCCGTGGCGACGAAAGTAAGCCGCTCATCAACTACCAGAACGCTGAGGAGTACATTACTGCGTGCGCCCAGTGCCATCGGGATGAAAGTAATATTTCCGCAACAGCCGAACCACATGAACTGGTCCGTTTCCAACCTTATGGCTTAAAGAAAAGCAAATGTTATCTGAATTCCCAAGGCCAGCTTTCGTGCGCGTACTGTCACGATCCCCACGATGCGACCTCACACAACCGGAGAGAATACAACCAGCAATGCCAGTCCTGTCATCAAGTTGCAGATCATTCGACTGTCTGCCCCGTAAAGCCACAGGGAGACTGCATCGAATGCCACATGCCGGCCGTCGAATGGACCGCCGGCATCAAGTTCCATGACCACTGGATTCGAAAACCGGCAAAATAG
- a CDS encoding vWA domain-containing protein, whose protein sequence is MTDKRLTGGIIHTYQKYDPKRIPDPMQPPPDLVSPALEHMMYYGSMRELTEEELARAIRLDPSQIAGLGPSLDALVAMLEERKRKILETYETDSVRKKARRSYRDYAKHMQPPKRVKDYFHQAVHEEQIYDLERLWYKVNDDQSPFSQGLVQLVDRLGDKYEIDELAASYHFTGRTSMTIPEALEIKAELEKIDELLKQLEEARETAQIAIIDMEALSEFTQPGDMETLEALQKQVRDLMREMADQQGLEFSKGQFRLTPKAYRLFQSRILERIFSDLQASRTGRHSGPVVGEGAVELPSTKPYEFGDSVTNMDIVQSFTNAILRDGPGFPIQLKSDDLVIHKTRNAPKCATTVLMDMSGSMRYEGQYVNVKQMGLALEALIRGEFPGDYLQFIEMYSFAKPRTAGEIVELMPKPVTIFDPVVRLKVDMSDEKISEQIVPPHFTNIQHGLQLSRHFLSTQDTPNRQIILITDGLPTAHFEGEMLYLLYPPDPQTEAATMREAHLCQREGITINIFLIPSWSQSSEDIQFAHRLAEATQGRVFFTAGRDLDRYVVWDYVSQRRDIIG, encoded by the coding sequence ATGACTGATAAACGACTTACCGGCGGCATTATTCATACATACCAGAAGTATGATCCCAAACGCATCCCCGATCCAATGCAGCCGCCCCCTGACCTGGTCTCTCCTGCGCTCGAACATATGATGTACTATGGCTCGATGCGGGAACTGACCGAGGAAGAACTGGCCCGCGCCATTCGCCTGGACCCCAGCCAGATCGCCGGTCTCGGTCCCAGTCTGGATGCGCTGGTCGCAATGTTGGAAGAACGCAAACGAAAAATCCTCGAAACCTATGAAACCGACAGCGTCCGTAAAAAAGCCCGCCGCAGCTATCGCGACTATGCGAAACATATGCAGCCCCCGAAACGGGTCAAAGACTATTTTCATCAAGCGGTTCACGAAGAGCAGATCTACGACCTGGAACGACTCTGGTACAAAGTCAACGATGATCAGAGCCCGTTCTCACAAGGTCTGGTTCAACTCGTTGATCGACTGGGGGACAAGTACGAAATTGACGAGCTGGCAGCCAGTTATCATTTCACCGGTCGTACTTCAATGACCATTCCCGAAGCGCTGGAGATCAAAGCGGAACTGGAAAAGATCGACGAACTGCTCAAGCAATTGGAAGAAGCTCGCGAGACCGCACAGATCGCGATCATCGATATGGAAGCGCTGTCCGAATTCACCCAGCCAGGCGATATGGAAACACTGGAGGCATTGCAGAAACAGGTTCGGGATCTGATGCGCGAAATGGCTGATCAGCAGGGACTCGAATTCTCCAAAGGCCAGTTCCGCCTGACTCCCAAAGCGTATCGCCTGTTCCAGAGCCGCATCCTTGAGCGAATCTTCAGCGACCTGCAGGCATCGCGTACTGGACGCCACAGTGGCCCGGTCGTTGGAGAAGGCGCCGTTGAACTACCCAGCACCAAACCGTATGAGTTCGGGGATTCGGTCACGAACATGGATATCGTGCAATCCTTCACGAACGCCATACTGCGAGATGGACCGGGATTTCCGATCCAACTGAAGTCAGACGACCTGGTGATTCATAAAACACGCAACGCGCCCAAATGCGCCACGACAGTGTTGATGGACATGAGCGGCTCCATGCGTTACGAAGGACAATACGTCAATGTGAAACAGATGGGGCTGGCGCTCGAAGCATTAATCCGCGGTGAATTTCCCGGTGATTATCTGCAGTTCATCGAAATGTACTCCTTCGCAAAACCGCGAACCGCAGGCGAGATCGTCGAGCTGATGCCGAAACCGGTCACGATCTTTGATCCGGTCGTCCGCTTGAAAGTGGACATGAGCGACGAAAAAATCAGCGAGCAGATCGTGCCGCCGCACTTTACGAATATTCAACATGGTCTCCAGCTCTCCCGGCACTTCCTCTCAACGCAGGACACGCCCAACCGGCAGATCATCCTGATCACCGACGGCTTGCCCACCGCACACTTCGAAGGCGAAATGCTGTATCTGTTATATCCGCCCGATCCGCAAACCGAAGCCGCCACGATGCGCGAAGCCCATCTGTGCCAGCGCGAAGGCATCACCATTAACATCTTCCTGATTCCCAGTTGGTCCCAATCCAGCGAAGACATCCAGTTTGCCCACCGATTGGCCGAAGCAACGCAGGGCCGCGTCTTCTTCACTGCCGGCCGCGACCTCGACCGCTACGTCGTCTGGGACTACGTCTCCCAACGCCGCGATATTATCGGTTAA